GTAAATGTTCACTCAAACATGTATAGGGGtggggttttgtgaaacttcAGAACCATAATAACTGAGGTTTTGTGCCACAAGCCATAATGTGGTTTTCTACAACCTTGACCATAAAAGGTGGGGTTTACTGAAATCTGATTTGTTCAACACCCTTTGTAGGTATGGAAACAAAAGAATGGGGCCAATACCGCAGAACTCAACCCTCGTGTTTGATGTGGAACTCGTGAATGTAAAGTGAGGCGAGAGCAAGAGATCTTGTAGCTTCAAGATGCTGAAACTGAAGTGGTCTCGCAAGAGTTTTGTAGGACACCATTTCCCTTCAGCAAAGCTATCTTCATTTAGACACAGACCATATGCCTTATTTTGTGAACTGTAGCCATGTAGGCTTAATTTTGGGGGCACAGCAGAGCTTGTCACTTCGATTTTTCTTCAGTGCTCGATTTTCATACAGTTTCTAATACTCCGTATGAAAGTAGTGGATGGGTATTTCCGCTTTGAAGTTTCAACTGACTGGATTACGAGAAACCGCTGTAACTATTTCGTTTACTGCATTGATCGTCCTTGTCACGCCCCTTTTGCCGGTTACATCCACGCCGCAAGACTGCCCGTGCAATTCCACGCTTCTCTATCCCTCCCGACTTTTGCTAGACCAGCGGGATTCTCTACGCAGCCGCTGTTGCAGTAACAACCACGGACATGCGGGCCAGATCACCCTCTTCCCGCATCCTCCAGGACGCGAGGccagtcactgacatgtggacctgggcccgcatgtcagtggcTGATACTACTTTAGCGGTAGGTGCAGATCACCTCTCCCCGCATCCTCCGGGACGCGAGGCCTATATAAGCAGCACAGGGGGGGGAAGCCGGATCAGGCGCCGAATCAGAAATCTCCCCTCCATTTCTCCTCCCTTTTTCCACAGTATCACGAGAGAGCAAGAGGAGTCTCAGGTTCGTGAGGGCGTTTCTGTTCATCTAATTTTCCTGGTTTCTGTTCGTGTACTCTTCCTGCGCGTGTGCGTTTTATCTCGCAGTGGCTGCGTCTCGAAGGCTCGAAGCGTGTGCGTTTGAAACTTGTTGCGTCCTGATCGTGGTTCTTTGTTCAAGCAGTTTTGAGTTCCCATTCCGGATCTATCGTGGCTGTGTCCTAGCATTGATAGTTTCTTTTCGTTTTTGTGTTCGTTTAGGGTGTAGATCTGACAATCGGGCAACGTCATACATGTTTTTGGGAGGAATTGCCCGCTTATATCGTTCGTTCAGTAGTTGTGTTGTCTCCATGTTTGGTTTGTGCGGCGATTCCACTAAGCGAGCGTTGCTGTGTGGTAAACCTGGTGATTCTACTAAGCGTTGTGTTTTTTGTGACGCACCGCACTTGTCTTTCATGTTCATTTCATTTTTTGGAGGAAGAATTGCAGCTTCTTCGCTTGGTCTGTTTATTTGTTTCCAGAGATCATGATTGTGTTACTAGTTATTTATTCAAATCGTTTGGTCTGTTTATTTGTTTCTAGAGATCATGATCGTGTTATTAATCCTTCAAAAGATGtattaacagtgaaatttgatAATCGGCAAAGATgtcatcggcttagaatcattatcggctGCATCATCTCGGAATCggccgatgggagttatcaagtcgccaatagtcggatttttgctatattcggttaaggaaatcaatctactaaaggaagcttatccctaagtgactgagtttaaagaggatgcggcatgttagtttatctattaattaggaatagtttgttagtttccttttatctttaggaaagtgtgtttagtgtcctataaggattttatcttttccttttatctttaggagggtttctttcttgtccgacaaggacttgtatcaacccatgggtataaatatgtacactcgaggtcattgtaaactatcttcacgatcaatataattcggcgcatcgccactaTTTTTActtctatttttgtttttacgttccggtgggacttggcacccgacgcagggctgcatcgtcttcgatctccggcgaagggataaaTCCAATATTTCGccggtccaggcaattgtatcgtctacgtcggcgtcgttcaaggctgcatcagtacattcgacctcttggattgctctggtttggatgatatatttgcctacctatttatcatatgtctctgttaatctagtcttagcatgtcAATTTAGCtatatcggctgcttctcgttttagggtttctgccggtatcggctaaatcgcgttgctagattagattagcttaaacatctaccaccctgaaaactcagtcaacggcttgattgtctaggtattatgtttcttttcatacttagtgctgcatcagttaagtttgatctactaagtcgtgcttagaaccataatctctagcctgcttcttgattgccaataagggttatcatcggggtttcagccggtgagttatctggacgttgcatcggctcataaggattgcatatacatataagttggatttagccgatgacaacaaaggtttcattgtttaatctaatcttgtgaatttcatgacatcggacctccagccgatgggtgctttaaccttcggatcaatacttgttctactatatcatattgttagccgattggtttctactggattatattgctatattatatcatcatcatgccgattgcctttatatcattatctacatttgacatatagccgattgcttaaaccctatcgctatcggctggtatcgacatcggctattatcggctatcggctggaactactccatcggcttatcAGCCGattggctgttttgatctactatttgcatatcttgtcagttgcaggatcaaactgactggcacgcccgcatttcatcaatctttggacctgcacaggagttaagcagatttcctaggccggtgtgttcgattttttttttcgtcgaCAGTATCCAGCCTTTTTCCTTACTTGTGCTTCTCCTTTTTCTGTGCGTGTGTTTCAGATACTgacaaggggagagggaggccaACAGCATCGACCAGGAGGCGTCTGCTAGCAGTAGCGAGGATGCTGCTAATGAGGACAAGCCAGCTGAACAAGGTGTCAGCGGGACCATCGACAGGATCGTGACCTTCATCGGCGACAGGGGTAGCAACCTGAACAACCTGGGGGAGATGCTCAAGCAGTGGGAAGGAACCTGCAACCGCTACGGAACCTTTCTTCTCCACATCGGACAAGTCCAGTTCTCTGAGAGGAATGGACCCGTGCCAGTGGTCATCGACAGGACCACCACCGTCTCCCGCGGGGTGGGCTGCACGCTCCTCCACCTCGGCATGGCcctgggcagcggcggcgaggtagtACGGCGCGTGGGGGTGGCATGCACTGCGGCCAGTATGCTCAACGACACGCCTGGTCTCTTGGCGCTCCTGGATGCACGCAGCCAGGAGCAACCTCTCAAGATCCTCCTCAAGTCAGTGGAGGACGCCAAGGACTTCATCAGCAACTGGAAGATCAACAAGGACGTCGTCGAGGTGGACGTTTGTCCAGCCCTGACCCTTGACGAGGTCGGCGCAATCCGCAGGCTATTCCAGGTCGAGAAAGCTGACAAGTTCTTGACAGGAGATGTCGTCAAGGTGAAGCTAGGGCAGTACGAGGCCATACAAGCTGCCAGAAATTTGCCTGAGCTGCCTGTATCCGCCGTATGTGCTATACTGGCTGCGGCTGAGAAAGGAAAAAACAAGGGCGCAGCTGATGTTGGCGCCCAAGGCCAACAGAAGCCTTCTGCCTGTAAGTTTATTATGCAGCATTTGatgttttataaatatattgctGCTGAATTGGTGCTAACTGTGAAGTGTTAAAATAATGCAGAGTTCGTCGGTACGCATGTCTGTTCATCATCTACAGGATATTGCGCTGTGCTGGCTGGCTTCACCATGTGCTCTCCCAAATGCCGACTCAGTTTGTTTCTGTAAGTTTCCCACTCATCTCTGTTTGTTTCTCTGTGCGTTCACATCTGATTTCTGTGCTACTCCTCCACGTCCACAACATTGAATCAAATCACATCACTATGTGCAGAGAAGGAAGGATGTGACCTGCCCGGCGAGATGGTGATTACCAGTACTTTGCTTCAGCACTGAACCAGTCGAAGCTCGTCAGGGACCTTGAAGTTTGTTTGTGCTCATGACGGTTGAAAGACATGAGGGAGAGCGGGAAAGACAGCAGCGAGTGGATGTCCTGTAGATGGTGAAGGacacacccccacccccaccctcaTTTCTGTACCTTGCTGTCTGAATGCTTCTGGTGCTGCAGAGTCTGTTAGGCAAAGTCTTTTTTGAGTTAAACCTTTTGAATCTAATCGATGCCAGAACTTTTGAATCTCCAATCTATTTCACCTTAAGCTTAGCATTTTTCATTGACAGCCTGTTAGAGTTTTTCTTGTAACAGATTTATCTGTTATGTTGCTCTTCTCAACTTGGTATTCTAAAGTGAGCATAGGCATCAATAGTAAGTAATCCTGTGAAAAACCGTTGTAATATGTTGCTCTACAAAACGATGATATATGATGATATACCCGTTCTGTACTTGAGTCAATTTACCTTATCCATGCCAGCGCAAACATTTGCACCATGAAAGGTGAGCACAGTTATGATAATATTGTCATATACTGGACATTGGAAGGACATGATCTCATGTTCAAAGTTCGGGAGTTGGGACACATGAAATGAAAGTTGGAGTTGGGACAAATGAAATGAAAGTTGGAGTTTCCTTAATCTCCCATGTGTTTAACAGGAATCAGAGAGGATAAAGCATCGAGACATCCTAGTTTTTGCAGGTGGGCAATATTCATAGGTTCTTTGCAGGAAAAGTTCTATTTATAAAGATACATTATTCCAGAAAAATAGAATGTGAATCTATCCTATTTATAAAGATACATCTCTTAGGTATATTCCAATTTTCAACAAAACTAACAAGAAACACAAAGTAAAATCGTGTGATCCATATTATCAACAATATGTGCAGCCTTAAAATGATTAGAAATTTAGAATTTGATCTTGTGAACTGTCTACACTGGTAGAACATTTATTGGCATGTCGACATGCATACATGGTTATTGGTCAACGTTACACGATTAAGAAAAAACTGACAAGGTAGTCCAAGACATATACTGCAGTTCATTTGTTTTTACCTACTATTGCTGAATTCAGTAGTACACATACATGATAGTAGAATTCCCAAATAGAACTGGAAATAGAAAACTGGATTGTACAACTGAAACAGTCGTATATACAACCTTTTCAAGTTTGTCAGAAGACAGGTTTTCTGCTATTAGGCATTATAACCACAAAGACAGCATCAGATATATCCAGAAACCGAAACTGCGACAGAACAATCGAACTTTATCCCCTTTCAGTAGaatttacacacacacacacacacaaaaatctAGAAATCCCCTGTCCCAATCCTCACATCTTCACCTAGACATGCATTTGAATAGCCGGGCACATCATACGGATCGAGGGTGGGGGGGAGCACACCACTACATTCCGCTAAATGCATGCTTAAAGACTTTTTGGCAGAGCCTAAAGAACAAAGAGCTTCGCCTTCGGTGGGAGTGCCTCGCGGATATGAAGTTCGATAGTCTGACGAGCAATACTGCAGAGATAGTCGTTCTTAATGTCACTTTCCAACATTCTTTCAGTTGTATCCACAGTTATAACGTCTAGTGCAGTTGCATTTTCCACAACATGTAAAAGAAACTCAAGTTGTCCTCTAGCCCCTTTGAATCCTGTAACACAAAGGTTCTTCAGATATTTGTATTCATCGTGCCCAAGTTCATGTCTAAGGGGGCCTTCTTGTGCAAACCATAGGCTATGACCGCTAGCAAACtgcaaaaagttcaaaaatatcAGGTTAACAAACTTCAGCTCAAAAAGtacaaatttcactgttaacaataAAGACAAAAACATTGAAAGAACGTCTGGCACTGAGGGGCCATAACATAACTAAAAGTCTAAACCACATATGGAAGTAACTAAAACATGTTTCCCAAATATTTACTTTACTGGAAGTATGTGTAGCATTTCATtaaatatatgaatatattttgatagacTAGATTGAACACATCAAAGAAATAGGATATTTGCAAACAAAAGGACTGTTTGAGAACACCTTAGTTCATTGAATGACAGATTTCTAGCTTGACTATGTAACTAGATACAATCAATTAGGAAGCCCTGTTAGAACATCAATGATCCATTAATATGTTATGTTGTGTACTACCTCTAATAACCAAAATATGTTTTGTTGTGATGTTTGGTTCTGTTCCATAGGTAAAAAGATGTAAACAGAGACTGAAATCACTTTACTACAGCTTGCCAACAATTATTGCAATGCTCTACCATGTAAATATAAAACTAACTAACAAATTTACCCAACTTAAATGTAAACTAACAAACACAATCATGGCACATTCAATAGTATTTTCTAACGTTGAGACTGAGAATTAAGTATCACAAACTGATATTGGTGCTCTTATTTATTCCACATCTCACCATCTTTCCTCTACTAAGGTTATAAAGTACTAGGTCCCATGTATTACTGAGAATATGAAAGACACTTGAACAATACCACACATGCTACAGTACCTAGTGCACAAATAGGTATAGGCCCACAAAAAGTTTTGATTTGCAATGATACTTTCACCAAACTAAGTATATATTTAAAACAATACCCATGGTCAATCTTACACTGTTTCGACACAACATGTTTCGCTAATCCTTTTTATGCATGAAGAGCTTCAGTAAATACATAAACAAGAGAGCTATCAAATACTGAGTAGCAAAGACAAAATGAGAAGAGTACTTACATGCACTTCCACCTTTTCAACGAAGGGTGCAGCCCTCATGACATAAGCTAAGTACAGAATTTTGTCGGAACCATGAGATAATATGTGCGCAAACAATTGTATGTGTTTGAGACAGGAAAACTTCAGTGAGTTATCTAACGACCATAGATTctgaaagattaaaaaaaaaacaaatatcatTCTCCAAACAGTGCTAGGAAAACTGAATTTTTAGTTCACAGTTGTTGAAAGGGAAAACCTCCAGTTGTAGATCAGGAATACATAATGTCAGCTTGTGGACATTTGGAAGGCCATGGAAAAGGGAAGCAACAACATGGTGAAAAATGGCGTCAAAAATGAAAATGTGTGCATTGACCAGCTTTGACGTATGATTGAGGACAATTGGAACAAATTCACCCTCATATATAAAGGTAGAGAGTTTTGTAGCGTGGAGCTCTATCTTGGTTATGACACAGCAACTAATAAGCAGGTAGGCTAAATGGGACATCGGACGATCTACCCTAAGGTCATCCTTCAGATGGCATCTGACCATGCTCAACCACTCAAGACAGCAACAGTTGCACAAcatgttctcaagttcctttcTTGTAACATGCACCAAATTAAGCTCAAGCTTCCTTAGGTTTGGGAAACCTCCGAACCAGGAAGGTGGTTGCAAAGAGATAAAGCTAAATTGAAGATGTTGTAGACGGCAAATGCTTCCACTGTCTAAAagttcaaatggaaatatgaaCCGATCGTCACAACGAGCAAATCTAATAGGCACTAAATCAAAAGATAGATGTTTTGTCCTCGCTGACACAGCAAAACTAACCCACTTATTCAGATTATCAACTAGAATGCTGTCAAATTCAAACTTAATTCCAAATGCTTCCACCATCTTTCCTTGATAATTCTGTAGAACTTTTTCAACATTATTAATGAATCTCTGACAATATTTATTTTGACCACGCCTGCGACT
This window of the Oryza sativa Japonica Group chromosome 4, ASM3414082v1 genome carries:
- the LOC4335970 gene encoding F-box/FBD/LRR-repeat protein At1g13570, producing the protein MDLICTILSKLPQKEAIRTSVLSSKWRSMWTLRSKISLDGGAVCGSRRRGQNKYCQRFINNVEKVLQNYQGKMVEAFGIKFEFDSILVDNLNKWVSFAVSARTKHLSFDLVPIRFARCDDRFIFPFELLDSGSICRLQHLQFSFISLQPPSWFGGFPNLRKLELNLVHVTRKELENMLCNCCCLEWLSMVRCHLKDDLRVDRPMSHLAYLLISCCVITKIELHATKLSTFIYEGEFVPIVLNHTSKLVNAHIFIFDAIFHHVVASLFHGLPNVHKLTLCIPDLQLENLWSLDNSLKFSCLKHIQLFAHILSHGSDKILYLAYVMRAAPFVEKVEVHFASGHSLWFAQEGPLRHELGHDEYKYLKNLCVTGFKGARGQLEFLLHVVENATALDVITVDTTERMLESDIKNDYLCSIARQTIELHIREALPPKAKLFVL
- the LOC4335969 gene encoding uncharacterized protein, with the translated sequence MLKQWEGTCNRYGTFLLHIGQVQFSERNGPVPVVIDRTTTVSRGVGCTLLHLGMALGSGGEVVRRVGVACTAASMLNDTPGLLALLDARSQEQPLKILLKSVEDAKDFISNWKINKDVVEVDVCPALTLDEVGAIRRLFQVEKADKFLTGDVVKVKLGQYEAIQAARNLPELPVSAVCAILAAAEKGKNKGAADVGAQGQQKPSA